A region from the Chitinophaga sp. Cy-1792 genome encodes:
- a CDS encoding FecR family protein, which translates to MEQDHIFQLYIQHVSGNLLPEDEQYIATQLQQNTSFAEQWKKLVDEGNTLPVKSFFQETDPQQALQQHYRRRRKIVRMHRLRMVSAAAILLLMAFSGAWYLHQKNKPVADSIARLVVAVKAPVQLNLANGNTIALRQDSNHTIRVAGSVIKTNNGQLAYASADTALNTLTVPAGEHYRLLLSDGSEVWLNAATTLRFPFNFHGSTREVSVEGEAYFNIAADPSRPFIVNTASQKTEVLGTSFNINTYNDGAVQTSLVNGAVRLHSHSGQVQLLKPGSQAVYAGNEFTVRKFDQEDVLSWMSGITYYHSIPLQQLAPIAARFYGIAVEIENPALYTRSFTGLMERNKLEDFLSDLKVTGNINSVVHGDKIILQ; encoded by the coding sequence ATGGAACAGGACCATATATTCCAACTCTATATTCAACATGTGTCGGGAAATCTTCTTCCCGAAGATGAACAATATATTGCAACACAGCTACAGCAGAATACATCCTTTGCGGAGCAGTGGAAAAAGCTGGTAGACGAAGGGAATACCCTTCCTGTAAAATCCTTTTTTCAAGAAACAGATCCTCAGCAGGCCTTACAGCAGCATTACCGCCGTCGCAGGAAAATTGTGCGTATGCACCGGCTCCGGATGGTGTCTGCCGCTGCTATACTCTTACTCATGGCCTTTTCGGGGGCATGGTACCTGCACCAGAAAAATAAACCGGTAGCCGATAGTATTGCGCGTTTAGTCGTGGCCGTTAAAGCACCCGTACAGCTCAATTTGGCCAATGGTAATACGATCGCACTCCGCCAGGACAGCAATCACACTATTCGTGTAGCCGGCTCCGTTATCAAAACGAATAACGGGCAACTGGCCTATGCATCTGCTGATACCGCCCTTAATACCCTGACCGTTCCTGCCGGAGAACATTACCGGCTGCTATTATCCGATGGGTCGGAGGTGTGGCTGAATGCCGCTACCACGCTACGTTTTCCATTCAATTTTCATGGCAGTACAAGGGAAGTAAGTGTAGAGGGGGAAGCCTATTTCAACATTGCAGCCGATCCTTCACGGCCGTTTATCGTTAATACTGCTTCACAAAAAACAGAAGTATTAGGGACCAGCTTCAATATCAATACCTATAATGACGGTGCCGTACAAACATCGCTGGTAAACGGAGCAGTGCGCCTGCACAGCCACTCGGGCCAGGTGCAATTACTGAAGCCAGGCAGCCAGGCAGTATATGCCGGCAATGAATTTACCGTACGTAAATTTGATCAGGAAGATGTGCTTTCGTGGATGTCGGGCATTACCTATTATCATAGTATACCCTTGCAGCAGCTGGCGCCTATTGCGGCCAGGTTCTATGGTATTGCAGTGGAAATAGAAAACCCTGCATTGTATACCCGTTCCTTCACCGGATTAATGGAGCGTAATAAACTGGAAGATTTTCTCTCTGACCTGAAAGTTACAGGCAATATTAATAGTGTCGTTCACGGCGATAAAATAATTCTCCAATAA
- a CDS encoding TonB-dependent receptor — MKQTIRLRSLLLWLLCCCCWYNTVSAQDSTKAAHATVTLTGSHLSLLQVFTAIKKQTGLTLVYSNQLLNDGEEVNVSFHGTPVQEVLNTILKDRNISYVIQHNRIILDKKLPAPAPAVTVQQEEEWEVRGQVLTTTGSPVPGATVSVTGTSRGMVTDALGVFSIRANKNSIVRVAMVGMNTEEIQVGNKRTLKITLTEKVDKLNEVVVVGFGNQRKVTVTGAVSSVNMADMRAPVASLSNALVGKVSGVISMQSSGGEPGYDNPQFTIRGIGTFTGIVTPLIVVDGVQRNDINSTYGGAFNNIDPEDIATISLLKDASATAVYGAKGANGVLIITTKRGIAGTPRVSAKTETGWTGLTQLPKMVDGVTYMKLYNEAKVNGGDAPTYSDEVIAKTASGLDPYLYPNVNWLKQIYKDRASMTNANVNVNGGGEAMRYYVSMSFYDQEGQYKVSNINGYNPNLNFKRYDFRSNVDMNVTKSTLLSLNIASMLVNSHFPGNPAGGIWYSAYATNPISFPVSYPDNKWAGPRNNGGVNPFNMVQNSGYSTEFKPSVQSVVSLTQQLSAITKGLSAVARFSFDSYAEFDNSRKGANDLWYAASRDEAGNLQYERTRTGDTYLGYSSSSTGERIMYLEGNINYDRNFGNHTVSGLIVGSMRNRVIGSAGDLKSAIPFRNQSLAARATYSFKDRYLAEVNFGATGSENFDKGKRWGYFPAASAGWVISKENFFQPLIREINFLKLRGSYGKTGNDQLSNNNRFGYLTYISSSGGIGFGYSPSWYNGISASTVGTDNLTWEKSAKTDIGLEAGFFNKFNLVVDYFQDHRTNILVQRNTISPIAGYGDAIIFANLGEMVNKGMDASVEYVDRLSKDVKIRVFGNITYAHNRIIYADQPKALYPYQQYEGHQFGEYKGFISLGYFQSQEEIDKSPTQLRKVYPGDIRYADLNGDGKIDANDMTYLGKSNFPAWSYGYGFTINYKKLELSTVFAGLADVGLMANGSEVSFGDWGAAGVGVVPFAGMGQYSANVLTDVANRWTPEHPDPNAHYPRLTLANLSDNNYQNSTHWLKDGSFMRLKQATLSYSVITADMKRKGISNLLVYVTGTNLLTFTKFKLWDPELGANGAKYPFAKTVTVGVRAQF; from the coding sequence ATGAAACAAACTATACGCCTTCGTAGCCTGCTACTATGGCTGCTATGCTGTTGCTGCTGGTATAATACCGTCAGCGCCCAGGATAGTACCAAAGCGGCGCATGCCACAGTTACCCTCACCGGATCACATCTGTCGCTGTTACAGGTGTTTACCGCCATCAAAAAGCAGACAGGCCTTACACTCGTGTACAGCAATCAGTTGCTCAACGACGGGGAAGAAGTCAATGTCAGTTTTCATGGTACACCGGTACAGGAAGTATTGAATACTATTCTTAAAGACAGGAACATTTCTTATGTCATCCAGCATAACCGCATTATCCTGGATAAGAAGCTGCCCGCACCTGCTCCTGCTGTAACCGTACAGCAGGAAGAAGAATGGGAGGTACGAGGGCAGGTACTTACCACGACAGGTTCGCCTGTGCCGGGGGCAACAGTGTCTGTGACAGGCACTTCCCGCGGTATGGTAACAGATGCACTCGGCGTTTTTAGTATCAGAGCGAATAAGAACAGTATTGTTCGTGTAGCCATGGTAGGTATGAATACCGAAGAAATACAGGTAGGTAACAAGCGCACGTTAAAAATTACATTGACAGAAAAGGTCGATAAGCTGAACGAGGTAGTGGTAGTAGGTTTTGGTAACCAGCGTAAGGTAACGGTAACGGGTGCGGTATCCTCCGTGAATATGGCAGATATGCGTGCGCCGGTGGCTTCCCTCTCCAATGCTTTGGTAGGAAAGGTTTCAGGGGTGATATCCATGCAGAGTAGCGGTGGAGAACCTGGTTATGATAACCCGCAGTTTACCATCCGGGGTATTGGTACATTCACTGGCATTGTAACGCCGCTGATTGTGGTGGATGGCGTACAACGCAATGATATCAACTCTACCTATGGTGGTGCATTTAATAATATAGATCCCGAAGATATTGCCACCATATCACTGCTGAAAGATGCTTCCGCTACCGCCGTGTATGGAGCCAAAGGCGCAAACGGTGTATTGATCATTACTACCAAACGCGGTATTGCAGGCACTCCCAGGGTTTCAGCAAAAACAGAAACCGGCTGGACAGGGCTCACACAGTTACCAAAAATGGTGGATGGGGTCACTTATATGAAGTTGTACAATGAAGCGAAAGTAAATGGTGGAGATGCGCCAACCTATTCCGACGAAGTGATCGCAAAAACTGCATCCGGACTGGATCCCTACCTTTATCCGAATGTGAACTGGCTGAAGCAGATTTACAAAGACAGGGCGTCCATGACCAATGCCAATGTAAATGTGAATGGAGGCGGTGAGGCGATGCGTTATTATGTATCTATGTCTTTCTACGACCAGGAAGGCCAGTATAAAGTATCAAACATCAACGGGTACAACCCCAATCTGAATTTCAAGCGATATGATTTCAGGAGTAATGTGGACATGAACGTTACGAAGTCCACCCTGTTATCTTTGAATATTGCCTCTATGCTGGTAAACAGCCATTTTCCGGGGAACCCGGCAGGTGGCATCTGGTATTCTGCCTATGCCACCAATCCCATTTCTTTTCCTGTATCCTACCCGGATAATAAATGGGCCGGGCCCAGGAATAATGGTGGCGTGAACCCATTCAATATGGTGCAGAACTCCGGTTATAGTACAGAGTTTAAACCTTCCGTTCAGTCGGTAGTGTCGCTCACACAGCAGCTGAGTGCTATTACGAAAGGGCTTTCGGCAGTGGCTCGTTTTTCTTTTGATAGTTACGCTGAATTTGATAACAGCAGAAAAGGGGCAAATGATTTATGGTATGCCGCTTCCCGCGATGAAGCCGGGAACCTGCAATATGAGCGTACCCGCACCGGCGATACCTATCTGGGCTACAGCTCTTCTTCTACAGGAGAGCGGATCATGTACCTGGAAGGTAATATCAATTATGACAGGAACTTCGGTAATCATACCGTTAGCGGTTTGATAGTAGGATCTATGAGAAACAGGGTAATAGGTTCGGCGGGAGACCTGAAGAGTGCTATTCCTTTCCGTAACCAGAGCCTTGCAGCAAGGGCCACTTATTCCTTCAAAGACAGGTACCTGGCAGAAGTGAATTTTGGTGCTACCGGTTCTGAAAATTTCGATAAGGGAAAAAGATGGGGGTATTTCCCTGCGGCATCTGCTGGCTGGGTTATCTCTAAAGAGAATTTCTTCCAGCCGTTGATCAGGGAAATAAACTTCCTTAAACTCCGTGGTTCTTACGGTAAAACAGGTAATGACCAGCTGAGTAACAATAATCGGTTCGGATATCTTACTTATATCAGTTCTTCCGGTGGTATTGGTTTTGGTTATTCCCCTTCCTGGTATAATGGTATCTCGGCCAGTACTGTCGGAACAGATAATCTTACCTGGGAAAAATCTGCCAAAACAGATATCGGACTGGAAGCAGGATTTTTCAATAAATTCAACCTGGTAGTAGATTATTTCCAGGATCATCGTACAAATATCCTGGTGCAAAGAAATACGATATCGCCCATAGCAGGATATGGTGATGCGATTATTTTCGCTAACCTTGGAGAAATGGTTAACAAGGGGATGGATGCGAGTGTAGAGTATGTGGATCGTTTGAGCAAAGATGTAAAAATACGGGTGTTCGGAAATATCACCTATGCCCATAACAGGATTATATATGCAGACCAGCCGAAGGCATTGTATCCTTACCAGCAATATGAAGGGCATCAGTTCGGGGAATATAAGGGATTTATCAGCCTGGGTTATTTCCAGAGCCAGGAAGAAATTGATAAGAGTCCGACGCAACTGAGGAAAGTATATCCGGGAGATATCAGGTATGCAGATTTAAATGGTGATGGTAAGATTGATGCGAATGATATGACCTATCTCGGTAAATCCAATTTCCCGGCATGGTCCTATGGATATGGTTTTACCATTAATTATAAGAAGCTGGAGCTTTCTACCGTTTTTGCAGGGCTGGCAGATGTAGGATTGATGGCGAATGGTTCGGAAGTTTCATTTGGAGATTGGGGCGCTGCTGGTGTTGGGGTGGTACCTTTTGCAGGTATGGGACAGTATTCAGCCAATGTGCTGACGGATGTAGCCAACAGATGGACGCCTGAGCATCCCGATCCTAATGCGCATTACCCGCGTTTAACGCTTGCCAACCTGAGCGACAACAACTATCAGAACAGTACCCATTGGTTAAAGGATGGCAGCTTTATGCGCCTGAAACAGGCTACGCTGAGCTATTCAGTGATTACCGCAGATATGAAAAGGAAAGGCATCAGCAATCTGCTGGTTTATGTTACCGGTACCAACCTGCTCACCTTTACGAAGTTTAAATTATGGGACCCCGAGCTGGGCGCCAATGGTGCGAAGTACCCTTTTGCCAAAACAGTTACTGTTGGTGTGAGAGCACAGTTTTAA